One genomic window of Sulfurovum lithotrophicum includes the following:
- a CDS encoding metal-sulfur cluster assembly factor produces MNPEDIKIDDIPTTAEEMKAYEEKFGKKEETPKSEVKRPSETEIRERMDENKRAFLDKTPSDEEMKEIVIEELRKIYDPELPVNIYDLGLIYNVECWTNEVSLMKWCKITMTLTSATCSMSDVIVDLVKSISKRVEYLENVDVDIVFDPPWDQSKMSDEAKLAMGML; encoded by the coding sequence ATGAATCCTGAAGATATAAAAATAGACGACATCCCTACCACGGCTGAAGAGATGAAAGCCTACGAAGAGAAGTTTGGAAAGAAAGAAGAAACACCAAAATCTGAAGTCAAAAGACCTTCCGAAACAGAGATCAGAGAACGGATGGATGAGAACAAACGTGCCTTTCTTGACAAGACACCGAGTGACGAGGAGATGAAAGAGATCGTCATCGAGGAACTCAGAAAAATCTATGACCCGGAACTACCTGTCAATATCTACGACCTTGGCCTCATCTACAATGTAGAATGCTGGACCAACGAGGTCTCCCTGATGAAATGGTGCAAGATCACTATGACCCTGACCTCTGCTACCTGCTCCATGTCCGACGTCATTGTCGATCTGGTCAAAAGCATCAGCAAGCGTGTCGAGTATCTTGAGAATGTGGATGTCGACATCGTCTTCGATCCACCCTGGGACCAGAGCAAAATGAGCGACGAGGCCAAACTGGCAATGGGAATGCTTTAA
- the polX gene encoding DNA polymerase/3'-5' exonuclease PolX — MTVSNAEIASIFTQMADLLEIRGEDPFRTRAYRNAARTIENLGKDLSKMVEAGEDISKIPTIGERIANKIREIVQTGRLAKLEYLKHSFPPHLLDILKIEGIGPKRAKILYQELHIGSLDALRKAAEAHKISQLRGFSEKMEQKILKGTMLAKKEGKRFLYSVAEPHAEALETYLKKFSGAEQVTVAGSFRRRKETVGDLDILATSKDPAKLIDYFVDYPGIKEIVSHGDTRSTVILNSDLQVDLRCVQAESYGAALHYFTGSKSHNIAVRIMARDMGMKVNEYGLFKDGKRIAGATEAEMYEGVGLRYIEPELRESRGEHTAARENRLPKLVKQTRIRGDLHMHTHYSDGHNSIEEMALAAKEHGYEYIAITDHSKHMSIVRGMDEKRAREQMAEIDRINAELKGISILKSVELDILEDGSLALPDSVLKEMDLVVAAVHDHFGLTQKMQTRRILKALENPYVKILVHPTGRLIGEREPYKVNMKQLFKGVTDNGCFLEINAQPKRLDLNDIYAKRAKEAGVRFAISTDSHNAASLDYMKYGVYQARRGWLEEKDVINTLSLLKLKKLLG; from the coding sequence ATGACCGTCAGCAATGCAGAGATCGCTTCCATCTTTACTCAGATGGCCGATCTACTGGAGATCAGAGGAGAGGATCCGTTCAGAACGAGGGCGTACAGGAATGCCGCACGTACCATTGAGAACCTGGGAAAAGACCTTTCAAAAATGGTCGAAGCCGGTGAGGATATCTCAAAGATCCCCACGATCGGAGAGCGCATAGCCAACAAGATCAGAGAGATCGTTCAGACCGGCAGACTTGCGAAGCTTGAATATCTCAAACATTCATTCCCTCCACATCTTCTTGATATTCTCAAGATAGAAGGTATCGGACCCAAAAGAGCTAAAATCCTTTACCAGGAATTACACATTGGCTCTCTGGATGCCTTGAGAAAAGCAGCCGAAGCACACAAGATCAGTCAGCTCAGAGGTTTCAGTGAGAAGATGGAGCAGAAGATACTCAAGGGTACGATGCTGGCCAAGAAAGAGGGAAAACGTTTTCTCTACTCTGTGGCGGAACCTCATGCAGAGGCACTTGAGACATACCTGAAAAAATTCTCCGGAGCAGAACAGGTCACTGTTGCGGGGAGTTTTAGAAGGAGAAAAGAGACCGTTGGCGACCTGGACATTCTGGCAACTTCGAAAGATCCGGCAAAACTCATAGACTATTTCGTTGACTACCCCGGGATCAAAGAGATCGTTTCACACGGTGATACACGCTCCACGGTCATTCTCAACAGCGACCTTCAGGTCGATCTCCGCTGTGTGCAAGCCGAGAGCTACGGAGCGGCACTGCACTACTTCACCGGTTCGAAATCGCACAATATCGCTGTACGGATCATGGCAAGGGATATGGGGATGAAGGTCAACGAATACGGCCTTTTCAAAGACGGAAAAAGGATCGCTGGTGCCACAGAGGCAGAGATGTATGAGGGTGTGGGTCTTCGCTATATCGAGCCTGAGCTCAGAGAGAGCAGGGGGGAGCATACCGCTGCACGGGAGAACAGGCTTCCAAAGCTCGTAAAACAGACGCGGATAAGGGGCGACCTGCATATGCATACCCATTACAGTGACGGGCATAACAGCATTGAAGAAATGGCGCTGGCAGCAAAAGAACACGGATACGAATATATCGCCATTACCGACCATTCCAAGCATATGAGTATCGTACGCGGTATGGATGAGAAACGGGCGCGGGAACAGATGGCGGAGATTGACCGGATCAATGCAGAATTGAAGGGTATCAGCATACTTAAGAGTGTTGAATTGGACATTCTTGAAGATGGAAGTCTGGCACTGCCGGACAGCGTACTCAAAGAGATGGACCTTGTGGTCGCTGCGGTACACGACCACTTCGGGCTGACACAGAAGATGCAGACCAGACGGATTTTAAAGGCCCTGGAAAATCCCTATGTAAAAATACTAGTACACCCTACGGGTAGGCTTATCGGTGAAAGGGAACCCTACAAGGTGAATATGAAACAATTGTTCAAAGGGGTAACGGACAATGGCTGTTTCCTTGAGATAAACGCACAGCCCAAACGGCTTGACCTGAACGATATCTACGCCAAGCGTGCCAAAGAGGCAGGTGTGCGTTTTGCCATTTCGACAGATTCACACAACGCGGCATCTTTGGACTACATGAAGTACGGGGTGTATCAGGCAAGAAGGGGGTGGCTGGAAGAGAAGGATGTCATCAACACCCTTTCCCTTTTAAAACTGAAAAAGCTTTTGGGTTAA
- the thiI gene encoding tRNA uracil 4-sulfurtransferase ThiI, which produces MTETNVKTQKFILKLFPEIMVKGSSAKKQMVQQLYSNLQTLLSRIDEQIAIRKFSDKIEVVTPLDALEEVRNTLLHTPGIEQVLEALQFDQMDSLDKIKEKVCETVAPTIEGKSFVVRAKRTGSHPFNSSEMERVIGGYTLAHSNAAGVDLHNPEETVRIELINNQLNIITDKHMGLGGFPIGTQGDVLSLMSGGFDSTVASYLTMKRGIKTHFIFFNLGGAAHEIGVKQVSLYLWSRYGASHPVQFVTVPFDTVIEEIFRSTAETYMGVTLKRLMLMAAEKIANEMGIDALVTGESVAQVSSQTLRNLALIDQVTNKLVLRPLATFNKPEIIDIATRIGTRYFAENMPEYCGVISKNPIIHGSYKRMGKEAKRFNYEVLDKAVQDAVSLDIRDIVDDVSQSAPVEVINDLGSGDYTIIDIRTDAPCIEAECKSIQIPFHKLKTEFKKLPQDREYLLYCDKGIMSQLHAQYLRDSENRENVRVYRP; this is translated from the coding sequence GTGACAGAAACTAACGTCAAAACACAGAAATTCATCCTCAAACTCTTCCCGGAGATCATGGTCAAAGGCTCTTCGGCCAAAAAGCAGATGGTCCAGCAGCTTTACAGCAATCTCCAAACCCTGCTCAGCAGAATAGATGAGCAGATAGCCATCAGAAAATTCTCCGATAAAATCGAGGTGGTCACTCCTCTCGACGCTTTGGAAGAGGTACGCAACACACTCCTGCATACACCGGGCATCGAGCAGGTACTCGAAGCACTGCAGTTCGACCAGATGGACAGCCTCGATAAAATCAAAGAGAAGGTCTGCGAGACCGTCGCACCAACCATCGAGGGCAAAAGCTTCGTCGTGCGTGCCAAACGCACAGGAAGCCACCCTTTCAACTCTTCGGAAATGGAGCGTGTCATCGGCGGCTATACCCTGGCACACAGTAACGCGGCAGGTGTGGACCTGCATAACCCTGAAGAGACGGTGCGTATAGAGCTCATCAACAACCAGCTCAACATCATTACAGACAAACACATGGGACTTGGCGGTTTTCCCATAGGCACACAGGGAGACGTACTCTCGTTGATGTCCGGTGGGTTCGACTCCACCGTGGCAAGCTACCTGACCATGAAACGGGGTATCAAGACCCACTTCATCTTCTTTAACCTCGGCGGCGCGGCACATGAGATAGGCGTAAAGCAGGTCTCTCTTTACCTCTGGAGCCGTTACGGAGCTTCACACCCTGTGCAGTTCGTCACCGTACCGTTCGACACTGTCATCGAAGAGATCTTCCGTTCCACAGCGGAGACCTACATGGGTGTGACCCTTAAACGCCTCATGCTGATGGCGGCAGAAAAGATCGCCAACGAGATGGGTATCGATGCTCTTGTTACGGGAGAGAGCGTCGCACAGGTCTCCAGCCAGACCCTGAGAAACCTCGCACTCATCGACCAGGTGACCAACAAACTGGTACTCCGCCCGCTTGCCACATTCAATAAACCCGAGATCATCGACATCGCCACCAGGATCGGCACACGCTACTTCGCCGAGAATATGCCCGAATACTGCGGTGTCATCTCCAAGAACCCCATCATTCACGGCTCCTACAAACGCATGGGGAAAGAGGCAAAACGCTTCAACTATGAAGTGCTCGACAAAGCTGTTCAGGATGCCGTCAGCCTCGATATCCGTGATATCGTGGATGATGTCAGCCAGAGTGCGCCGGTAGAGGTAATCAATGACCTTGGCAGCGGTGACTACACCATCATCGACATCCGTACCGACGCTCCATGCATCGAGGCAGAATGTAAAAGCATACAGATCCCCTTTCACAAACTCAAGACCGAGTTCAAGAAGCTTCCGCAGGACAGGGAGTACCTTCTCTACTGTGACAAAGGGATCATGAGCCAGCTACACGCCCAGTATCTGCGTGACTCGGAGAACAGAGAGAATGTGAGGGTTTACAGACCGTAG
- the sufC gene encoding Fe-S cluster assembly ATPase SufC — MTTLEIENIHAKIGEKEILKGLNLALEPGKVHAIMGPNGAGKSTLSKTIVGHYDVEVTEGDIRYKGKSIIEMEPEERALEGIFLSFQHPVEIPGVNNAYFLRTALNAKRKHEGKEELNAAEFLRLMKSHLEMLGMKSDMISRSLNEGFSGGEKKRNEILQMLILEPEVIILDEIDSGLDIDALRAVSEGINKMKDGKRSFLVITHYSRILDYIEPDYIHVLKDGRIIKTAGPELVAQLEEEGYESIIEDIES; from the coding sequence ATGACAACATTAGAGATAGAGAACATACATGCAAAGATCGGAGAGAAAGAGATACTCAAGGGCTTGAACCTTGCATTGGAACCCGGAAAGGTCCATGCCATCATGGGGCCCAACGGTGCGGGTAAATCGACACTCTCCAAAACCATTGTGGGACACTATGACGTGGAAGTGACGGAAGGCGACATCCGCTACAAAGGCAAAAGCATCATAGAAATGGAGCCTGAGGAGAGAGCACTCGAGGGTATCTTCCTTAGTTTTCAGCATCCTGTGGAGATCCCCGGTGTGAACAATGCCTATTTCCTCAGAACTGCACTCAATGCCAAACGCAAACATGAAGGAAAAGAGGAGCTCAATGCAGCCGAATTCCTCAGGCTGATGAAGAGCCATCTCGAAATGCTCGGTATGAAATCGGACATGATCAGCCGTTCGCTCAACGAAGGCTTCTCCGGCGGAGAGAAGAAACGCAACGAGATCCTGCAGATGCTCATCCTGGAACCTGAAGTGATCATCCTCGACGAGATCGACTCCGGGCTGGACATCGATGCGCTCAGGGCGGTCTCTGAGGGTATCAACAAGATGAAGGACGGCAAGCGTTCCTTTCTCGTCATTACCCACTACAGCCGTATTCTGGACTACATCGAACCTGACTATATCCATGTTCTTAAGGACGGGCGCATCATCAAAACGGCAGGTCCTGAGCTGGTTGCTCAGCTGGAAGAGGAAGGGTATGAATCCATCATCGAGGATATAGAGTCATGA
- a CDS encoding EAL domain-containing protein has product MKRLKFFILFAVLLFVVLFYRTYEQYQEISKVQKLIVLHESKSLAEFISSFRQTYQDVFLREHIKITDSTLNLLPVKTITEISEHFSSKINGEIVVRTVSDRPRNPLNKVDRFEAQMINYFKSHPKEKYKFVENEETYSYIKPLYIEKSCLRCHGKREEAVPSIRKRYDKAYDYKLGEIRGVMHIKIKERDLFTGLYGNFLSSLLAAILIYVLLLVVIYLLIKRIHRKEEEYLARLEEDIAKKTREISRQKETFETLFEKSSDGILIVDGPTFIECNEKMVEILKYGSKKELLNMHYSDMVPKFQPDGRNSYEKSKEMVDLARRYKGYQFECVYLRANGEKFLAEVTLTPILLEEKHVIYTVVRDISEKKKAQMELLRQKDILHHQAHHDALTGLPNRILFSDRLEHGLKLAERQLSKVALFFIDLDNFKQINDSLGHHIGDKVLKVVSERLKAKIRKEDTLARLGGDEFTIIMENFNEIQEVSGLAQKIQTVLTQPMHIEGHTLYISCSIGISFYPQDAQDANDLLKYADAAMYKAKEEGRNNFQFYSSEMTTLAYERVVMEASLRQAIKNEEFLLYYQPQVNAQTSRMIGMEALIRWKHPHLGMILPDKFIPLAEETGLILEIDRWVMRTAMRQVRQWYARGLDPGVLSLNLSMRQLKDGRFIDVLKECLDTMSFKSVWLELEVTEGQMMKNPDEAVAILDEIKAMGISVAIDDFGTGYSSLSYLKRLPVSRLKIDQSFIHGIPEDRENAAIVKATIALAKSLNLQIIAEGVENEAQKAFLVYNGCIFMQGYYYGRPMTAKQIEIKCFDIC; this is encoded by the coding sequence ATGAAACGTTTGAAATTCTTCATTCTTTTCGCAGTACTCCTGTTCGTTGTACTCTTTTACCGTACCTATGAACAATATCAGGAGATCAGCAAGGTACAAAAACTCATCGTTCTGCATGAGAGTAAATCGCTTGCCGAATTCATCTCTTCCTTCCGCCAGACCTATCAGGATGTCTTTCTTCGTGAACATATAAAGATCACCGATTCTACGCTTAATCTACTCCCGGTCAAGACCATTACCGAGATCAGCGAACATTTCAGTTCAAAGATCAACGGGGAGATCGTCGTACGTACGGTCTCTGACCGTCCCAGGAACCCTCTCAACAAAGTGGACCGTTTTGAAGCACAGATGATAAACTATTTCAAATCCCATCCCAAAGAAAAATACAAATTCGTGGAAAATGAGGAGACCTACAGTTACATCAAACCGCTTTATATCGAAAAGAGCTGTCTGCGTTGCCACGGAAAACGTGAAGAGGCTGTGCCCAGCATCCGAAAACGATATGACAAAGCCTATGACTATAAACTGGGTGAAATACGCGGTGTGATGCATATTAAGATCAAAGAACGCGATCTTTTTACCGGACTCTATGGCAACTTCCTGAGTTCTCTTCTGGCAGCAATACTGATCTATGTGCTGCTTCTTGTGGTCATCTATCTTCTGATTAAACGCATACACCGGAAGGAAGAGGAGTATCTTGCAAGGCTGGAAGAGGATATTGCGAAAAAGACACGTGAAATCAGCAGGCAGAAAGAGACTTTTGAAACGTTGTTTGAGAAATCATCGGACGGTATTCTTATCGTGGATGGTCCAACCTTTATCGAATGTAATGAAAAAATGGTTGAGATACTTAAGTACGGTTCAAAAAAGGAACTGCTTAATATGCACTATAGCGATATGGTTCCCAAGTTTCAGCCCGATGGAAGGAACTCCTATGAAAAATCAAAAGAGATGGTAGATCTGGCCAGGAGATACAAAGGATACCAGTTTGAATGTGTCTACTTGAGAGCCAATGGAGAAAAGTTCCTGGCCGAAGTGACGTTGACCCCTATTCTGCTGGAGGAAAAACATGTCATCTATACAGTGGTAAGAGATATTTCAGAGAAGAAAAAAGCCCAGATGGAACTGCTCAGACAAAAAGATATACTGCATCATCAGGCACATCATGATGCCCTTACCGGGCTGCCAAACCGGATACTTTTTTCCGACCGGCTTGAACATGGGCTTAAACTGGCAGAAAGACAACTCAGTAAAGTGGCCCTCTTCTTTATTGATCTGGACAACTTCAAGCAGATCAACGATTCGCTCGGGCACCACATAGGTGATAAGGTGCTTAAAGTCGTTTCGGAACGACTGAAGGCAAAGATACGCAAAGAAGATACCCTTGCCAGGCTGGGTGGTGACGAATTCACTATTATCATGGAAAATTTCAATGAAATTCAGGAAGTTTCCGGTCTGGCACAGAAAATACAGACAGTATTGACCCAGCCGATGCATATAGAGGGGCACACGCTCTATATCTCCTGCAGTATCGGAATCTCTTTTTATCCGCAGGATGCACAGGATGCCAATGACCTTCTAAAATATGCCGATGCAGCGATGTACAAAGCCAAAGAGGAGGGGCGTAACAATTTCCAGTTTTACTCTTCGGAAATGACAACACTGGCCTATGAACGTGTAGTCATGGAAGCGAGCCTTCGCCAGGCGATCAAAAATGAAGAATTCCTTCTTTATTATCAGCCACAGGTCAATGCCCAAACCAGCAGGATGATCGGAATGGAAGCGCTGATACGCTGGAAACACCCGCATCTGGGCATGATTCTTCCTGACAAGTTCATTCCACTCGCCGAAGAGACTGGGTTGATTTTGGAGATAGACAGGTGGGTGATGCGCACGGCGATGAGACAGGTACGCCAATGGTATGCACGCGGACTTGACCCCGGTGTGCTTTCACTGAATCTTTCCATGCGGCAGTTAAAAGATGGCCGTTTCATCGATGTACTGAAAGAGTGTCTTGATACGATGTCGTTTAAGTCCGTATGGCTGGAGCTGGAAGTGACCGAGGGACAGATGATGAAAAATCCTGATGAGGCAGTAGCAATACTTGACGAGATCAAAGCAATGGGTATCAGTGTTGCTATTGACGATTTCGGTACGGGCTACTCTTCCCTAAGTTATCTGAAACGTCTACCCGTCAGTAGACTCAAGATAGACCAGAGTTTTATTCACGGGATCCCGGAAGACAGAGAAAATGCCGCCATCGTCAAAGCAACCATTGCTCTGGCAAAAAGCCTTAATCTTCAGATCATTGCTGAAGGTGTTGAAAATGAAGCACAAAAGGCGTTTCTCGTCTACAACGGGTGTATTTTTATGCAGGGATATTACTACGGCAGACCGATGACGGCAAAGCAGATAGAAATAAAGTGTTTTGATATCTGTTAA
- the sufB gene encoding Fe-S cluster assembly protein SufB, which translates to MANEELDKAVSGEYNLGFEIDIETDVVPPGLNEDTIRFISKKKEEPEWMLELRLKALRKWLTMEEPHWAHLEYEPIDYQSISYYAAPKQGIESLDEVDPKILAAYEKLGIPLEEQKQLAGVKVAVDAVVDSVSVKTTYSEELQKHGVIFCSISDAIRDYPELIKKYMFSVVPMADNYFAALNSAVFTDGTFVYIPKGVRCPMELSTYFRINALNTGQFERTLIVADEDAYVSYNEGCSAPTRDENQLHAAVVELVTMKDAEIKYSTIQNWYPGDENGKGGIYNFVTKRGLCKGDNSKISWTQVETGSAITWKYPSCILKGDNSVGEFYSVAVTTLAQQADTGTKMIHLGKNTSSTIISKGISAMKGQNTYRGLVKIGSDAEGSRNYSECDSLLIGDRCGAHTFPYLESKDTQGQIEHEATTSKISDEQLFYLRQRGINEEDAVSMIVHGFCKEVFSQLPMEYAVEAKALLELTLEGSVG; encoded by the coding sequence ATGGCAAACGAAGAACTCGACAAAGCTGTCTCGGGTGAATACAACCTTGGTTTCGAGATCGATATCGAGACCGATGTCGTACCTCCAGGACTTAATGAAGATACGATACGCTTCATTTCAAAAAAGAAAGAAGAGCCGGAATGGATGCTTGAGCTCAGACTCAAAGCCCTCAGAAAATGGCTGACGATGGAAGAGCCCCATTGGGCACATCTTGAATATGAGCCTATCGACTATCAGTCCATCTCCTACTACGCTGCTCCAAAGCAGGGGATCGAAAGTCTCGACGAAGTCGACCCCAAGATTCTTGCCGCCTATGAGAAACTGGGGATCCCCCTGGAGGAACAGAAGCAGCTTGCCGGCGTCAAAGTAGCTGTCGATGCGGTCGTGGACTCGGTCTCAGTCAAGACCACCTACTCCGAAGAGCTTCAGAAGCACGGCGTGATCTTCTGCTCCATCTCCGATGCAATACGTGACTATCCGGAGCTTATTAAGAAATATATGTTTTCTGTCGTTCCCATGGCGGACAATTATTTTGCGGCACTCAACTCGGCTGTCTTCACTGACGGAACTTTTGTATATATTCCCAAAGGAGTACGCTGTCCGATGGAGCTTAGCACCTATTTCCGTATCAACGCGCTCAATACGGGGCAGTTCGAACGGACACTTATCGTAGCCGATGAAGACGCTTATGTCAGTTACAATGAAGGATGCTCTGCACCGACACGCGATGAGAACCAGCTTCATGCCGCCGTGGTAGAACTTGTGACCATGAAAGATGCCGAGATCAAGTACTCCACCATCCAGAACTGGTACCCCGGAGACGAGAACGGCAAAGGCGGTATCTACAACTTCGTGACCAAGCGCGGACTCTGCAAGGGGGACAACTCAAAGATCTCCTGGACGCAGGTGGAAACAGGTTCTGCCATTACATGGAAATACCCAAGCTGCATCCTCAAAGGTGACAACTCAGTAGGCGAATTCTACTCGGTCGCCGTGACCACCCTCGCCCAGCAGGCTGATACGGGTACCAAGATGATCCACCTCGGGAAGAACACCTCTTCGACCATCATCTCCAAAGGTATCTCGGCGATGAAGGGGCAGAACACTTACCGGGGCCTGGTGAAAATAGGTTCGGATGCCGAAGGTTCAAGAAACTACTCGGAATGTGACTCCCTGCTCATCGGCGACAGGTGCGGGGCACACACTTTCCCCTACCTCGAATCAAAAGATACGCAGGGGCAGATAGAACATGAAGCCACCACTTCGAAGATCAGCGATGAACAGCTCTTCTACCTCAGACAGAGAGGGATCAATGAAGAGGATGCCGTCTCGATGATCGTTCACGGGTTCTGCAAAGAGGTATTTTCACAACTCCCTATGGAGTACGCGGTAGAAGCAAAAGCATTATTGGAATTAACATTGGAAGGAAGCGTAGGATGA
- a CDS encoding SufE family protein, translating to MSMEETIFRYKEDFDLFPTANDKLEYIFDLGKKHTTLPQEEKNDETFVEGCASAAWLVGECKDGKLVLRGEGTSEMAKGMLTLLLDIFNNRTPDEILNFDPAKLHGMGVIELLSPVRQQSLEAFLNKVYAYAKRCKEKEISNES from the coding sequence ATGAGCATGGAAGAGACCATTTTCCGTTACAAAGAAGATTTCGATCTTTTCCCAACGGCCAACGACAAACTCGAATATATCTTCGACCTGGGGAAGAAACATACCACGCTTCCCCAAGAGGAGAAGAACGACGAGACCTTTGTAGAAGGATGTGCCTCCGCCGCATGGCTTGTCGGTGAATGCAAAGACGGTAAACTCGTTCTGCGTGGAGAAGGTACTTCAGAAATGGCCAAAGGGATGCTGACGCTCCTGCTAGACATTTTTAATAACCGTACGCCTGACGAGATCCTGAATTTCGATCCGGCAAAACTGCATGGGATGGGTGTCATAGAACTACTCTCACCTGTGAGACAGCAGAGTCTGGAAGCCTTTTTGAACAAGGTGTATGCCTATGCGAAAAGATGCAAAGAAAAGGAGATTTCAAATGAATCCTGA
- a CDS encoding SufD family Fe-S cluster assembly protein, whose translation MILDTLRNKTAGELGQLLQADEHTAILERLHTLGIPTKKGEAYRYFDIESLFAKEYDTLTYVPREIKESEDIVIVNGTVLSAPKGMRIFYEACKEIDMAHFDPLYYLGHLLVPHVIKIEIDGDAHVEIVHRFTKSNTLINYRIVLENQSNRHATVYETFEEEDISGSLVLYGHDIRIAPDSTLRMLKTQTLNPKDYAIVASHSIQVGRNANAIFKSFDFGGGLGLQLLKMELDEHAHGQAGHLLYLNSDARRGTVSQIVHKGMHSTSSQEAKNILDGSARGIFDALIKVEHSAKYTKAHQNSKAILLDERAYMAAKPQLEIYIDELEASHGSTTGQLDKKQLFYLQSRGISATEARKMLVIAFANTLIEKVKDSRQQERIKEAFDNAFYTLHEKEAS comes from the coding sequence ATGATACTCGACACACTGAGAAACAAAACAGCGGGGGAGTTGGGTCAGCTACTACAGGCTGATGAGCATACAGCTATCCTTGAAAGGCTTCATACGCTTGGCATACCCACTAAAAAAGGTGAAGCCTACCGCTATTTTGACATTGAATCACTCTTTGCCAAAGAGTACGATACCCTTACCTATGTACCCAGAGAGATCAAAGAAAGCGAAGACATAGTCATTGTGAACGGAACAGTCCTTTCCGCCCCCAAGGGGATGCGCATCTTCTATGAAGCCTGCAAAGAGATCGATATGGCACACTTCGATCCGCTCTACTACCTCGGTCATCTGCTCGTACCGCATGTCATCAAGATAGAGATCGACGGCGATGCCCATGTGGAGATCGTGCACCGTTTCACGAAAAGCAATACACTGATCAACTACCGTATCGTGCTGGAGAACCAGAGCAACAGACATGCTACGGTGTATGAGACTTTCGAAGAGGAAGATATCTCCGGATCGCTGGTGCTTTACGGCCACGATATACGCATTGCGCCAGACAGTACGCTCAGAATGCTCAAAACACAGACGCTGAACCCCAAGGACTATGCCATCGTCGCATCCCACAGCATTCAGGTCGGCAGAAATGCCAATGCCATTTTCAAATCATTCGATTTTGGCGGCGGCCTTGGTCTGCAGCTTCTCAAAATGGAACTGGATGAGCATGCCCATGGACAGGCGGGACACCTGCTCTACCTGAACAGCGATGCCAGAAGAGGTACCGTGTCGCAGATCGTGCATAAAGGGATGCACTCCACTTCCTCACAGGAAGCCAAGAATATTCTGGACGGCTCTGCCAGGGGGATCTTCGATGCGTTGATCAAGGTGGAGCATTCGGCCAAATATACCAAAGCACACCAGAACTCCAAAGCGATCCTCCTGGATGAAAGAGCTTACATGGCGGCAAAGCCCCAGTTGGAAATATACATAGACGAGCTGGAAGCCTCACACGGTTCCACAACGGGGCAGCTGGACAAAAAACAGCTCTTCTACCTCCAGTCACGTGGTATTTCCGCTACTGAAGCCCGAAAGATGCTGGTCATCGCCTTTGCCAATACACTTATCGAGAAGGTCAAGGACAGCCGGCAGCAGGAGCGCATCAAAGAGGCATTTGACAATGCTTTTTATACCCTTCACGAAAAGGAGGCATCATGA